A window of Bufo gargarizans isolate SCDJY-AF-19 chromosome 9, ASM1485885v1, whole genome shotgun sequence contains these coding sequences:
- the LOC122919799 gene encoding cis-aconitate decarboxylase-like, whose translation MIILVADDTRKNRNLRNRNLQDNDYSDMTKDPCLLRRQSTKKIPELSRHIHKSAAKVVIGNQLEDTVTNSFASFINGTRPEHLSDVVRHRSKRMILDNIGLRHCVGLVGSRTHVFNIVLKYCQDLYFSAHGNTTLCSVFGQKGLKLSPTLAAYANGVAVHSMDFDDTWHPATHPSGAVLPAILALSQMLSHARRVSGEELLTAFNVGIEIQGRLMSFSSEAKNIPKKFHPPSVVGTMGSAAASAKLLSLNKDQCTHALAIAASLAGAPMANAATLAKPLHIGNATRLGLEAAILAANGMEANSLILDEVPGCSGFSAFYSDYQPKALTSPGKQYEFLLEKQDIAFKSFPAHLGMHWIVDAAVSARSRFEEQYGSFDPSTIQTIVLRIPVSKYINRPYPDSEHQARHSFQFNACTALLDGEVNIRSFHEDKILRKEIHNLLSKVIVEHPQDNEANFDKMYGEVVLLLKNGDVMIEKCHTFYGHWRKPLSRESLLKKFLSNARHVLQEDQIEGVIQMVENLESVTDSSQLPHLLQ comes from the exons ATGATCATACTTGTAGCAGACGACACAAGGAAGAACAGAAATCTCAGAAACAGAAACCTACAAGATAATGACTATAGTGACATGACCAAGGATCCATGTTTGCTAAGACGTCAG AGCACCAAGAAAATTCCTGAACTATCAAGACACATTCACAAGTCGGCTGCGAAAG tggtTATTGGAAACCAGTTGGAAGACACGGTCACAAACAGTTTTGCATCATTTATTAATGGGACACGCCCAGAGCATCTGTCTGATGTCGTCCGCCACAGAAGTAAACGTATGATACTGGACAACATTGGC ctacgccactgcgtgGGACTGGTTGGCAGCAGAACACATGTCTTTAACATTGTGCTGAAATACTGCCAG GACCTATATTTCTCGGCTCATGGCAATACTACCCTCTGTTCAGTCTTTGGCCAAAAAGGTTTGAAGCTCTCACCAACCCTGGCAGCCTATGCCAATGGAGTTGCT GTTCACTCCATGGACTTTGATGACACATGGCATCCTGCCACTCATCCATCAGGCGCTGTGCTTCCTGCCATTCTGGCTCTGTCTCAGATGCTTTCACATGCCAGAAGAGTCAGTGGTGAGGAGCTCCTGACAGCTTTCAATGTGGGCATTGAAATACAAGGAAGACTGATGAGTTTTTCTAGTGAGGCAAAGAATATTCCTAAAAA GTTTCATCCACCTTCTGTTGTTGGCACCATGGGAAGTGCAGCAGCTTCAGCCAAGCTCCTTTCATTAAACAAAGATCAATGCACCCACGCCCTGGCAATTGCAGCCTCTCTCGCTGGTGCTCCAATGGCAAATGCTGCCACTCTAGCCAAGCCATTACACATTGGTAATGCAACTAGGTTAGGTCTTGAAGCCGCCATTCTGGCTGCTAACGGTATGGAGGCCAACTCTCTCATACTTGATGAGGTGCCTGGCTGCTCTGGTTTTAGTGCTTTTTATAGTGACTACCAGCCTAAGGCTCTCACCTCACCAGGAAAGCAGTATGAGTTTCTTCTTGAGAAGCAAGACATTGCTTTCAAGTCTTTTCCAGCACATTTAGGAATGCACTGGATAGTTGATGCTGCTGTTTCCGCGAGAAGCAGGTTTGAAGAGCAATATGGATCATTTGACCCATCCACTATCCAGACAATTGTTCTTAGAATTCCAGTCTCTAAATACATTAACCGACCCTATCCAGATTCAGAACATCAGGCTCGTCACTCCTTCCAGTTCAATGCCTGCACTGCACTGTTAGATGGTGAAGTAAATATCAGGTCTTTCCATGAAGACAAAATATTGCGTAAAGAAATCCATAACCTGCTGAGCAAAGTGATAGTGGAACACCCACAAGACAACGAAGCCAACTTTGACAAGATGTATGGAGAAGTGGTCCTGCTGCTGAAAAATGGAGACGTGATGATTGAAAAATGTCACACTTTTTATGGGCACTGGAGAAAACCTCTGAGCCGAGAATCTCTACTGAAGAAATTTTTGTCCAATGCTAGACACGTCCTACAGGAGGACCAAATTGAAGGTGTAATACAGATGGTAGAAAATCTAGAAAGTGTCACAGACAGCTCACAGTTACCACATCTGCTGCagtaa